The genomic segment CAATAGCGGCGATTATCCGGAAGACGTTGTCAGGATGATGGCCGAACATGATTTTCTTGGCCTTTTCCTGCCGGCGGAATTCAACGGAGCGGAAGCGGGGTATCTCAGCTATATTCTTGCGGTAGAAGAATTGTCCCGTGTAAGCGGAGGGGTAGCCTCGATTTTGATTCAGCATGCGTCTTTTGTCGCTTACGCAATAAACCGCTGGGGGTCGCCACAACAAAAAGAAAAATATTTGCCGGCTATGTGCCAGGGAGATAAGCTTGGCGCATTTGCTCTGAACGATCCCGCAGCGGTTATTGCCGGTAAGGAAGGCGACGGGTATGTGCTGAATGGATGTAAATCCTATGTCGCTAACGCCGGTGCAGCCGGGGTTTATATTGTTTTTGCTTTAACCAATCCGGAGGCCGGTCCCAAAAAAGGAATGAGTGCGTTCCTTGTCGACGCTGAAACCCCTGGCTTGACTGTAGGACGGCAAGTTGAAAAAATGGGACTGCGCGGCTGTCAGTCCGCGGAAGTTACTTTTGAAAATGTGAGGCTGTCTCAGGAAAGTTTACTTGGATCAGAAGATGCCGGTCTTGTGATAGCTACGGAAACGCTTGCTGTTGGAAATATTGCGGCAGGTGCTCAAATGGTAGGAATTGCCCAAGCGGCTATGGAGGATGCGGCAAAGTATGCGAAGCAAAGAGTCCAGTTTGGCCGGCCAATCGCCAAGTTTCCGGCTATTCAAACTATGCTTGCGGAGATGGCAGCAAATATTCACCTGGCTCGTTTAGCCATCTACAATGCAGCTCAACTGATTGAGAAGGGTGAACCGGTTATGACGGAAGCTGCCATTGTCAAGTTCAGTGTTTCTCGCATTGGACAAAACGCCTTAATTGATGCGGTTCAGATTGAAGGCGGCTACGGGTATAGTGAGGAAATGCCAGTATCCCGGTTTTACCGTGATGTCAAGGGCACAGCGATTATGGACAGTTCTCTGGAATTTCCGGAAAAAGTAATTGCCGATAGTGTGCTTGAATAGTGAGCGCATTTCAATAGCAAACACAGTTGACGGGAGGGGGGAGTTCCACCCTCCCTGAGGAGGGAGTAATACAGATGCCAAAAGTTCTTGTCTGTTACAAGTGGGTGTTGGACGAACAAGATATAAAAATCAAAGCGGGGGATTTGTCCCTTGATTCCGGCAGGGCAAAAGGGAAGATCAGTGATTATGATAAAAATGCTATTGAGGCGGCAGTGCTGCTGGTAGAAAAGTACGGCGGCAGTGCTGCTGCGCTGACCTTTGGCAATACCAAGGTCAAACAATCCCTTAAAGATGCGCTATCCCGTGGCCCAGGTCAGGCATACTGGATTGGCGATGATGCAATTGCCGATAAAGCAGACGCGTTTATAACGGCCAATATTCTCGCAGCCGCAATACGCAAAACCGATTCTTATGATTTGATTCTCTGCGGTGAGGGCAGTTCTGATGTTTACAACCAGCAGATTGCTCCCCGAATTGCCACTCTTTTGGAAATTCCGATAGTTACCTTTGTTAAGGAAATTGGGATTGAAACTGAGAAGGTTATTGCTACCCGCAAGTTGGGTGAATGTACGGAAACAATTGAAATAAAAGGACCGGCGGTGATTAGCGTACTGCCCGAAATTAACAAGCCGCGTATACCCAGCTTAAAGCAAGTGATGGCTGCAGCAAAGAAACCGTCAGCGGAAATAAAGGTGTCTGATTTGGGCTTAGCACGGGACGATCTGGAGGCGAAAGTTGTTGTTTTATCGGATGCCGGGTATGTCATGAACCGAAAGAACATCTTATTCAAAGAGGCCAGCCAGGCAGATAATGTTGCAAAACTTGTCGCTAATCTTGCCCAAGAGGGTATCAGCTAAGAGAGGAGTAAGGAACATGCCAGGAATTTGGGTTTATTCGGAAGATAATACTCTTGCCAGACAATTGCTTACCGCGGGGCAGAAATTGAAGGAGACGATGGGACAGCCGCTGGGGGTTATCGCAATTTCCGGTGAGGAGATACACGCTTTTATTGCAGCCGGGGCTGACAAGGTGTATGTCCTGCAGGGAGAAAATTCGTGGCCGGAAAGTTATGCGGGTGCAGTGGCTGATATTATCAGCAAAGAAGCGGCAAGTGTACTGCTTATTGGCGGTACTTTGCGCGGCAAAGATGTGGCCGCGAAAGTTGCCGCAAAACGTAAAACGGGTTTGGTAACAGATGCTTTGACTGTAAAATATGCAAACAATCGGATTGAAACAACAAGACTTGTTTACGGCGGTTTGGCAGTACGGACAGAGGCTGTCTCTCTGCCGGCATTAGTTACCATACCCCCACGGACATATGCTGAAGCTGAACCCGCAGCCGATAGGCAAGGTGAAATCAGTACGATTGACGCCGCTAATAAAGACACCCGGCTGGAAATCCGTAATGTATGCCCGATTGTCCGTGAAGCGGTCGATATTTCAACCGCTCAGAGAATTGTCTGTGTGGGGCGCGGCCTTGCCAAAAAAGAAGATCTTGCAGCGGTTGAAAAACTGGTAAAAGCAATCGGCGCGGAAATCGGCTGCACCAGGGGCCTTTCGGAAGATTATCATTGGCTGCCCAATGAGCGGTATATCGGAATTTCCGGCCAAAAAGTGAAACCTGAACTGTATATTAGTTTGGGAGTTTCCGGTCAAGTTCAACATGTTGTAGGTATGAGGGATTCGAAGCTTATTGTCGCCGTTGATACCAATGAAAAAGCGCCAATTTTTGCGGCCGCCGATTATGGCATCGTAGGTGATCTTTACGAGGTACTGCCTTTGCTAACCGAAGCAATGGCAAATAAATAGGCTGTTGCCACGTTGAGGGGGTTATAGAAATGTCGGACGACGAAAAATTTGATGCCATAATTATCGGCGCCGGACCGGCGGGGGCGGCTTGTGCCTATTTATTAGCCAAAGCGGGGAAAAGTGTAATCCTTATTGAGCGCGGGTCGACCGCCGGCGAAAAGAATGTTACCGGCGGACGCTTATACACGTATGCATTGGAACTTGTTGAACCGGGCCTTTACCAGCAGGCTCCGCTGCAAAGAAAGGTTATACGCGAACAAATTGTGATGATGAGTCAACATAGCGCTATGACAATGGATTATGTGGACTATGATTTTGGCGCGGAAGTGCCGCAATCCTTTACTGTTTTGCGAGCGACCTTTGACGAGTGGTTTGCTGCACAGGCAGAGGAACAAGGCGCCATGCTGGCGATTGGAATTTTAGTGGAGGACTTAATCGAGGAAAGGGGGAGGATTATCGGCGTAAGAGCCGGCGATGATGAAATATATGCCAATGTGGTCATTGCCGCTGACGGCGTAAATTCATTTATCGCACAAAAAGCAGGACTTCGCGGCGATATTACTGCCGATTCCGTAGGAGTATGCGCAAAGGAGGTGATTGAACTTCCACCGGAAGTCATTGAAGCCAGGTTTAATCTGGCGGCAGATGAAGGCGTGGCCAGAGTCATGTCGGGAGGAACAGACGGAGTCCCGGGAGGAGCTTTTCTTTACACTAACAAAGACAGCATATCCCTTGGCGTTGTCGTAAATCCTGTAGAAGCTGCCCAGCAGGGGAAAAAGGTTCAAGAAATGCTTCAAGATTTAAAGATGCACCCGGTTGTTTATCCCTTCATTAAGGAAGGAACGACAGTGGAATACGGTGCGCATCTGGTTTCGGAGCTGGGAATTAACGCAATGCCGAAAAAGCTGTATCGGGACGGACTGCTTTTGATCGGCGACGCCGCCGGGTTTGTTATTAATACCGGTACGATGGTGCGAGGCATTGATTTGGCAATTGTGAGCGGAGTGGCCGCAGCCCGGGCCGTCTTGGCAAATGAAGGTTCCACTAATGTTGGCACTGCTTATCTTAAAGAACTGGAAGATTTGGCGCTGCTGCCTACTATGCGCCTTTATGCCAAGTGGCACGATATTGTCGGCAATCCCAGGATGGCAGCCACGTATCCCAATATGATGAATGAAATGATAAAAAATATGTTTTTCGTTGACGGCAAGCTGCCGAAACGGATTGATAAAGCAATGCTGAGTATTGTAAGAAAGCATGTCTCAATCGGACAATTAGCAGCCGATGGCTGGAAGGGGTTCAGAGCGATATGACGGTAAAAAAACTTTCACCCGAGGAACTTTTGGGGCTGAATAAATTCGCTGTCGACGAAGCAGAACCCCATATTGTGCTAGACAAGGCGATTTGTGCTAAGTGTGCAGAAAAGCCGTGCCTGGTTGTTTGTCCCGCCGTTTTATATTCCTTGAAGGACAACGAAATGAACTTTGATTACGCGGGATGCCTGGAATGCGGCACTTGCCGGGTTGTTTGCAAAAATAAGGGCATTATCAAATGGAATTATCCTCGGGGACCCTTTGGCGTTGCATTTCGCTGTGGTTAAAAATAAGGGGGGAAACAAATGGAAAATAGGCAGAGTTTCTACGGCTGGAAATTGGTCGGGGCACTGTGGTTTCTGTACTTGCTGAACATGGGCTTTCCACTTTACGGCGGTGCTGTAATTAACACGTATACGATGAAAGAGCTGGCCATGGATCGGAGCACTTTCGGATTGGGATTCACGCTGCTGAATTTTTTTGTCGGCGTTCCGTCGATGATTATTGCGGCGGCGATCGTTAGGTGGGGGATTAAAGCAACTTTTGGCATCGGGTCTACCTTTATCTGCGTCGGTGCATTGTGGATGACTTTCGTCGCGTCACAGCCTTGGCACTATCTGGTAGGGTTTGGCGTTTTAATCGGCACAGGCATTGGTTTTGGTACCATTGTGCCGTTGTCGACTGCGGTTACCCGCTGGTTTAAGCGTTATAGGGGCAGGGCAATGGCCCTGGCAATGACCGCGTCAGGGTTTGCCGGTTTCATTGGCGCTCCTTTAATGAACAAAATATTAGCTTCTAATGGGGGCGACTGGCGGCAGGCCTGGTTAATTGTTGCTGGAATTGCAGTCGTCGGGGCAATTATTGCTTTCCTGTTTGTAAAAGAACGTCCGGAAGATTCAGGCCAGATTGTCGATGGTGAACCGGAGCCGGCTCCATCTATGCAAGGTACGTCAAGTGCCTTATCCACTAAATACCCATGGACTCCGGGCGAAGCTTACGGAACGAGAGCGTTCTGGATGATTGTGGTTGGTTCTATTGCCAGCCAATTCCCCTTTTTCTTCTTTACCGCTCACTGGATCATGCATTTGAAGGGTGTTGGCATTACGGCTGCAGATGCTGCTCTGGCTATGGGCTTGTTCACTATGGGTGGAATCGCCGGTCGGTTAATCGGCGGCTGGCTGATGGATAAAATGGCAGCCCGGTTTGCCTTTATGCTGGGTATCTGCTGCTATTTTATCGGCTCTTTCCTGGCAATTGGCATTACCGCAAGCACTCTTACGGTTGCTTTCGTTGCGGCGATACTGTACGGCGCAGGATTTGGCTGGAGCTTTGTCTGCCTGAATACGATGGTCGGCAACTACTACGGGCCGGCAGCATTCCCCAAGGTAAACGGTATGGTGCTTCTGATTTCGGCGATTGCTTGCTCGCCTGCCGGAATAGTAGGGGGGAAGCTGTTTGATATGTTCAAAAACTACACACCGGCGTTTGAACTCAATGTTGGTATCTGCGTTGTTGGGGTCATAGCTTTAATTTTTGCGACAATGCCGCAACAGCCCAAAGACGTAAAAGCTGCGAAAGGGGCTAATGTTTAGGCGGCAGTTTTACATTACGCTTAGCTATTGGATTTGGTTGATGGGAAGCGTATAAAAGGAGGTGATTAAAAAAATATTTCGTATTTGTAAACCGATTTTACCGAGGGCTTGAATCGAATCAATTGGAGGTGCAGCAGTGAAGAAATGGTTTTCGTTTCTCTTGGTCACAGTACTTATTGTTACGTTGACAGGAATTACTTACGCCGCCAGTGCGTCGTTCAGTGATGTCCCGGCTAAGCATTGGGCATATGACGCTGTAACCAAACTAGCAGACGCGGGATTAATCGATGGTTACGGGGATGGAACTTTCCGTGGCGATAAGGCCATGAATCGCTACGAATTTGCCGTAATGACCCAAAAAGCAATGGAAAAGTATGAACAGGCTGATGACGCCAACAAAAAATTAATTGATAGTCTATCGGCCGAGTTTGCTACCGAATTAAACCGGATGGGTGCCCGGATTGCCAAGGTAGAGGCTAAGACCAATACATGGATAGGCGGCGATACGCGGATGCGTATCCTGGGCAATAGCCCTAAAGTCGGTAATAAGCTGCGCGGAGCGGATAGGTATGATTTTCGTCAGCGAATCAAGTTTTGGGGCACTATTAATGACAACATGATGTGGCAGGGCCGTTTAAGCAGCAACTGGGGCAATAAATGGGGTAATACCGATAGTTCTTATGGTTCAACAGCCTATTTTGACATTATGAATGTGACGGCAAAAAATGTTCTTGGTCTCGACAGCATTCGCGCCGGCCGGTCAGCCCTTGATGTGATTGGTTATGGCTTTATTGGCAAGCCAATGGCGGTTGATGGGGTGCTGATTAACAAAAAAATCGGCGATGCGAAATTCAGCGCTTATACCGGCAATATAAAATCGGATACGGCACTGGGTACTGGCGTGACTGGTACTGATAGCGGCAATTCCAATCAGCTTACTACCGGTCAGGTGAGGTTTAATGTTAATAAAAATCTGGACATGGGATTAGGCTACTACTGGGCCGATATTCAGGGTACTAGTACCAAAACCGGACTCGGTACGCTGAATACTAATATTGGCAGTTTTACAAGGTCTAAAGGATACGACTTATCAGTCAAGTACAAGATGGGTGATTTAACGCTTCTCGGTGATTATATTGATACTAAGCTGGTCAACCCGGTAGGGTTGCCTGACAGTCCTAACGGCTGGGTTGTCCAATTAAGCAACGGCAAAGGACCGGGGGCGACCGCCGTATACTATAACGCAGCTTTGCTGGTAGATCCGGCGAAGAAAGGGTCTGACGCCTGGTCGGTTTCCTATCGCAGCGTTGACCCCGGAACGATCCCAAGTGGCGGCGGTGGTTTTGACACTACGGCGGTAGCATATCCGACTCAGCCTTACAACATATTTACCCATAGCACCGATAATGTGAATGCATGGTACTTAACGTATGAAAACGTGTTGGCAAAGAATGTCGTTCTCTCTTTGGAATATCAGGACTTCAAGGTGAAAAACCGGTCTCTGACCAATCTTACTTCCGACAATTTAGATAAAGCTTATAGGATGCAATTTGAATTCTTCTATTAAATCTAATAGTTCCAAGAGCAGAAATAGATGTTTTGTATAAGACCATGGTGTTAGTTGCTGAAATGGGATTAACAGTGAAGGTAGAAGGGCTTTACCACTTAAGTAAGGCCCTTCTCTTATAACTATGGTTATATATCCGGGGAGATGATGTAAATGAAGAAAGTGGAGGCAATTATAGCTGCCGCGGAATCCCTTAGGAATGCACTCCCAATTGATTTCGACATCGTAGTCTGCGATGCGGAGGCAAGATTTCTTCATCATGTACAACCGAAAACATTTACTACTTCCAACATCAAAATTGGCGAGATCGCTTCAGGCGGAGTGATTAGGCAGTGTATCGATACTCAAAAAATAGTCAAGGGCATGATACCTGAGCATGTTTACGGGGTAAAGTTAAACTCAATTATTTGTCCTATTTTTGAGGAAGACGGTGAATTTGCTGGAATCATTGGTACGGCTACCAGTTATAAAACACAGGCGGCATTGCAGGAAGCTGCTCAGGCCATAGCGCTCACAACGCAGCAAATAACGGCAACGTTGGAAGGATTAGCAAACTCGGCGAACCAATTGGCCGATTATCTGGCTAAAGTTAGAAATGACGAGGAGAATGTTCTTGTTTGGATTAATAAAACCCACGATATCTTGCGATTTATCAGTGATGTGGCGGACAATTCCAACTTGTTGGGACTCAATGCTGCAATTGAGGCGGCACGGGCGGGAGAACAGGGACGCGGGTTTGCTGTCGTTGCTGATGAAATTCGTAAAATGGCTGTGAACAGTGCACAATCGGTCAAGCAAATAAAAGTGATTTTGCAAAATGTGCAGAGCGAAACAAAGTCTGTAGTTGATACCATAATGAGCACAGCAGAATTAGGCGAAAAGCAGGCGACCTCTACGGAAGAATTATCGGCGGCTATGCAGCAGTTAGCAGCAGCAGCAACGGATATTGAAAAAATTTCTATGACACTGTAATGTCCGAGCAAGCAGAAAAATCTTTATTAACGTAATAAAATGAAAGAAGAGCGGATAAAAGTGAGTGGGATTGGATATTGGGTAACGAAGAGAGCTCAATTAAGTAATAACAAAGTGGCTGTAATTTTTAAAAATCAAAAACTGACGTATAGTCAATTAAATAGCCGTATCAATTGTTTGGCGAACGGATTAACGCGGAGCGGGGTGGAAAAAGGAACCCGGGTAGCGGTATTTCTCTTGAATGGGAATGAGATTTTAGAGGCAATGTTTGCTTGCGCCAAAATAGGAGCGATCTTTGTTCCGCTTAACTTTCGCTTAAGTGTTGAGGAAGTAGTGCATATCTTGAATGATTGCGGTGCTACGGTATTTCTTTATCAAAGTGAATGCGCGCCGTTCGCTTATGAAATTCGCAACAAAACTTTTGTATCCTATATAATCAATGCTGGAAATCAGACGTTGGATGATAATGCTCAATACGAGGCATTTTTGGCGAGAAACGCTGATACGGAACCTGACGTTAACGTAGATGGGGAAGAAGTGCATATGATCATGTATACGTCAGGGACTACCGGGCGTCCTAAAGGTGCAATGCTTACTCATGCTAATATGTTTTGGAATATTATTCAGGTTCTAATCGCTCATCCCATTTTGGAGACGGATACTACTTTTACGGTGGCTCCCATGTTTCATAGTGGCGCAATGACAATTCTAACTTTGCCGTTATTATATAAAGGCGGCACGGTTTTTATCGATAATAGGTTTGATCCAATTCGGGTTTTGGCAACCATTGAATATGAGAAAATAACATGTATGTTTATGGTGCCTTCGATGTGGCAGGCAGTCACGCAAGTGGCTGATTTTGCTGAATACCAGCTGAGGTCATTGCGCTTAACTATTTCCGCAGGAGCTCCCTGCCCCGTAACAGTCATAAAATTGCTGCAAGAGAATGGAATATCATTAATTCAACAATTTGGTTTGACGGAGGCAGCACCGGTAACTATCCTGAATATTCGAGATGCCGCTCGCAAAATGGGTTCAGTAGGTAAAGCTGCCTTTTATGCTGATGTGCGGATTTTAAATAAAAGCGGCAAGGATGCTTCCAGTGGAGAAGTTGGCGAGCTAGTGGTTCGCGCTCCCAATGTAATGATCGGATATTGGAAAAAACCGCAAGCAACGCAGGATGTTTTGCAAAACGGGTGGTTTTCTACCGGAGATTGCGCCCGGTGCGACGAAGAAGGCTACATTTATATTGAAGGCCGGAAAAAAGATGTGATTATCACCGGGGGGGAGAACGTTTATCCGGTCGAAGTGGAGCAGGTATTATACCGTCATCCCAATATAAAGGAAGCTGCCGTAATCGGAGTGCCTGATGACAAATGGGGTGAAGCCATTAAAGCGGTTATTGTCTTAAAGGATTCAAGCTGGAAATTGAGTATAGCCGATATTAAAGTTTTTTGTGAAGACAAACTGGCACGCTATAAAATGCCTAAGATACTTGAAATCGTAGCAGCATTGCCCCGTAATGCCGCAGGGAAAGTAATGAATAATTATCTACGGCGTAACCAAGTGGAACTGCCAAGTGCTACTCAGACTGCCACCCCAATTTTTGCCAATCCTACTATGCATAGAAAAGAAGCCATGCGAGAATGAATGCATGGCTTCTTTTCTTAAGGATCAATTAACTGTATGCTGTTGTTAAGGCTGGCGATACTAGCTGAAACCGCGACAATACCGGTGAGATTGGTCGCTGGGTCCGCTGCCAGCTGCTCCAGAATTTCCTGCAATACCAGCATAGTAAAAAGAGCAATCGTGTTGCCGTTGGTTGCGGCTGAAACCGAAAATGCGGCTAATTTTCTGGCTCTTTCCTCTAATTCCTCCGGACAGAAGATCCTGCAGCGTTTTGTATATTCAGTCGTTGTCACTTCCCGTTCCTCCTGTGCAGCTTCATCTTTGCCATTATTCTATGAATATAAGCCGCTAGTTGTCAAAGTCGAACAAAAATAAACAGGAAAATTCGATTCGGTTCAGAATATATACAGGTTAGCTTAAATAATAGAGGTGGAATTTTGAACTGGAAAAGAAATTTATGGTCGTTATGGTTAGGCTGTATTTTATCAAGCGCAAGCTATACCATGATTATCCCGTTTTTACCCTTATACTTGCTTGATCTGGGGGCAGCAGAGCAGGATGTTACAGTATGGTCGGGACTGGTTTTTTCCATTACTTTTTTTGTCTGCGCGCTGCTAGCACCTTACTGGGGTCGGCGGGCGGATAAGAAGGGCAAGCGCCGGATGGTGATCCGTGCCGGGTTTTGTCTGGCAATTGTATATTTTTTAGGCTCGCTGGTGCGGAACCCGCTGGAGCTATTTATTGTCCGGCTGCTGCAGGGGTTTGCCGCCGGTTTTGTTCCGGCTTCTATGGCGATTGTGGCTTCTTCAGTGCCGGAAGATAAAATGGGGTTTAGCCTGGGTATCATGCAGACGTCCATGCTGACGGGCGGTATTATCGGACCGCTGTTTGGCGGGGTATT from the Veillonellales bacterium genome contains:
- a CDS encoding FAD-dependent oxidoreductase; amino-acid sequence: MSDDEKFDAIIIGAGPAGAACAYLLAKAGKSVILIERGSTAGEKNVTGGRLYTYALELVEPGLYQQAPLQRKVIREQIVMMSQHSAMTMDYVDYDFGAEVPQSFTVLRATFDEWFAAQAEEQGAMLAIGILVEDLIEERGRIIGVRAGDDEIYANVVIAADGVNSFIAQKAGLRGDITADSVGVCAKEVIELPPEVIEARFNLAADEGVARVMSGGTDGVPGGAFLYTNKDSISLGVVVNPVEAAQQGKKVQEMLQDLKMHPVVYPFIKEGTTVEYGAHLVSELGINAMPKKLYRDGLLLIGDAAGFVINTGTMVRGIDLAIVSGVAAARAVLANEGSTNVGTAYLKELEDLALLPTMRLYAKWHDIVGNPRMAATYPNMMNEMIKNMFFVDGKLPKRIDKAMLSIVRKHVSIGQLAADGWKGFRAI
- a CDS encoding ferredoxin family protein; translated protein: MTVKKLSPEELLGLNKFAVDEAEPHIVLDKAICAKCAEKPCLVVCPAVLYSLKDNEMNFDYAGCLECGTCRVVCKNKGIIKWNYPRGPFGVAFRCG
- a CDS encoding long-chain fatty acid--CoA ligase, encoding MKEERIKVSGIGYWVTKRAQLSNNKVAVIFKNQKLTYSQLNSRINCLANGLTRSGVEKGTRVAVFLLNGNEILEAMFACAKIGAIFVPLNFRLSVEEVVHILNDCGATVFLYQSECAPFAYEIRNKTFVSYIINAGNQTLDDNAQYEAFLARNADTEPDVNVDGEEVHMIMYTSGTTGRPKGAMLTHANMFWNIIQVLIAHPILETDTTFTVAPMFHSGAMTILTLPLLYKGGTVFIDNRFDPIRVLATIEYEKITCMFMVPSMWQAVTQVADFAEYQLRSLRLTISAGAPCPVTVIKLLQENGISLIQQFGLTEAAPVTILNIRDAARKMGSVGKAAFYADVRILNKSGKDASSGEVGELVVRAPNVMIGYWKKPQATQDVLQNGWFSTGDCARCDEEGYIYIEGRKKDVIITGGENVYPVEVEQVLYRHPNIKEAAVIGVPDDKWGEAIKAVIVLKDSSWKLSIADIKVFCEDKLARYKMPKILEIVAALPRNAAGKVMNNYLRRNQVELPSATQTATPIFANPTMHRKEAMRE
- a CDS encoding methyl-accepting chemotaxis protein, whose product is MKKVEAIIAAAESLRNALPIDFDIVVCDAEARFLHHVQPKTFTTSNIKIGEIASGGVIRQCIDTQKIVKGMIPEHVYGVKLNSIICPIFEEDGEFAGIIGTATSYKTQAALQEAAQAIALTTQQITATLEGLANSANQLADYLAKVRNDEENVLVWINKTHDILRFISDVADNSNLLGLNAAIEAARAGEQGRGFAVVADEIRKMAVNSAQSVKQIKVILQNVQSETKSVVDTIMSTAELGEKQATSTEELSAAMQQLAAAATDIEKISMTL
- a CDS encoding S-layer homology domain-containing protein gives rise to the protein MKKWFSFLLVTVLIVTLTGITYAASASFSDVPAKHWAYDAVTKLADAGLIDGYGDGTFRGDKAMNRYEFAVMTQKAMEKYEQADDANKKLIDSLSAEFATELNRMGARIAKVEAKTNTWIGGDTRMRILGNSPKVGNKLRGADRYDFRQRIKFWGTINDNMMWQGRLSSNWGNKWGNTDSSYGSTAYFDIMNVTAKNVLGLDSIRAGRSALDVIGYGFIGKPMAVDGVLINKKIGDAKFSAYTGNIKSDTALGTGVTGTDSGNSNQLTTGQVRFNVNKNLDMGLGYYWADIQGTSTKTGLGTLNTNIGSFTRSKGYDLSVKYKMGDLTLLGDYIDTKLVNPVGLPDSPNGWVVQLSNGKGPGATAVYYNAALLVDPAKKGSDAWSVSYRSVDPGTIPSGGGGFDTTAVAYPTQPYNIFTHSTDNVNAWYLTYENVLAKNVVLSLEYQDFKVKNRSLTNLTSDNLDKAYRMQFEFFY
- a CDS encoding acyl-CoA dehydrogenase family protein, with amino-acid sequence MSYALTEEQQLIKQSVRDFALEFVTPAAAEIDNSGDYPEDVVRMMAEHDFLGLFLPAEFNGAEAGYLSYILAVEELSRVSGGVASILIQHASFVAYAINRWGSPQQKEKYLPAMCQGDKLGAFALNDPAAVIAGKEGDGYVLNGCKSYVANAGAAGVYIVFALTNPEAGPKKGMSAFLVDAETPGLTVGRQVEKMGLRGCQSAEVTFENVRLSQESLLGSEDAGLVIATETLAVGNIAAGAQMVGIAQAAMEDAAKYAKQRVQFGRPIAKFPAIQTMLAEMAANIHLARLAIYNAAQLIEKGEPVMTEAAIVKFSVSRIGQNALIDAVQIEGGYGYSEEMPVSRFYRDVKGTAIMDSSLEFPEKVIADSVLE
- a CDS encoding electron transfer flavoprotein subunit alpha/FixB family protein; translation: MPGIWVYSEDNTLARQLLTAGQKLKETMGQPLGVIAISGEEIHAFIAAGADKVYVLQGENSWPESYAGAVADIISKEAASVLLIGGTLRGKDVAAKVAAKRKTGLVTDALTVKYANNRIETTRLVYGGLAVRTEAVSLPALVTIPPRTYAEAEPAADRQGEISTIDAANKDTRLEIRNVCPIVREAVDISTAQRIVCVGRGLAKKEDLAAVEKLVKAIGAEIGCTRGLSEDYHWLPNERYIGISGQKVKPELYISLGVSGQVQHVVGMRDSKLIVAVDTNEKAPIFAAADYGIVGDLYEVLPLLTEAMANK
- a CDS encoding electron transfer flavoprotein subunit beta/FixA family protein; its protein translation is MPKVLVCYKWVLDEQDIKIKAGDLSLDSGRAKGKISDYDKNAIEAAVLLVEKYGGSAAALTFGNTKVKQSLKDALSRGPGQAYWIGDDAIADKADAFITANILAAAIRKTDSYDLILCGEGSSDVYNQQIAPRIATLLEIPIVTFVKEIGIETEKVIATRKLGECTETIEIKGPAVISVLPEINKPRIPSLKQVMAAAKKPSAEIKVSDLGLARDDLEAKVVVLSDAGYVMNRKNILFKEASQADNVAKLVANLAQEGIS
- a CDS encoding MFS transporter; this translates as MENRQSFYGWKLVGALWFLYLLNMGFPLYGGAVINTYTMKELAMDRSTFGLGFTLLNFFVGVPSMIIAAAIVRWGIKATFGIGSTFICVGALWMTFVASQPWHYLVGFGVLIGTGIGFGTIVPLSTAVTRWFKRYRGRAMALAMTASGFAGFIGAPLMNKILASNGGDWRQAWLIVAGIAVVGAIIAFLFVKERPEDSGQIVDGEPEPAPSMQGTSSALSTKYPWTPGEAYGTRAFWMIVVGSIASQFPFFFFTAHWIMHLKGVGITAADAALAMGLFTMGGIAGRLIGGWLMDKMAARFAFMLGICCYFIGSFLAIGITASTLTVAFVAAILYGAGFGWSFVCLNTMVGNYYGPAAFPKVNGMVLLISAIACSPAGIVGGKLFDMFKNYTPAFELNVGICVVGVIALIFATMPQQPKDVKAAKGANV